GTGAGTTTTCAGACACCAGCTTTGGTTTAAGGACCTGGGTGAATTcatctcttcttgcctctgtgcaGGCAGAGAAGGTCGTGGCAGAGCTCCATAGGACCGAGTGGACACAGATCCAAAGGCTCGAAGCTGCAGGGGAGAGTTTACAGAAGGAAATCCGCAGGAAGGAGATTCTCCTACGAGAAAAGctgaagaagacagaggagggtCTTCGAAGGatgcagaaggaaaagaaacaggccATTTTCCAGGAAGACAGAGAGCTACAAAGGACGGTACTACCTAGGAGGAGGGTTGGAGGTGGTGACCACGGCACCGCACACAAACCCTGCTTgtccccagagttcatgtctgaGGTATTCAGTAGAAACAGGGGAGAGGATCAAACTTGTGATCAGGCTCAGGAAAACTCCAGTCCACACCAGCTCTCTGACTATGAACTCCAGAAGCTCAGAAGGGAAAGATTGATGGCCAGTAACAGTAAAATCCGAGACCAAGACGCAGGACCCACGGCAGACACGTTCTTTCAACCCACAGAGGAGCTGGGCAGTACACTGCAGGAGTCAAGTCAGTCTGGGACACCAGGCTCCTCTGGGTCCGCCTCCTCCACACAAGAGCCAGAGCTGGCCAAGTGCAGCCACTGTGGACGCTCGTTTCTTTCCCTCAGGCTGCAGAGACACTCCACCGTCTGTGGCAAGATGCAAGGGTCCAAAAGAAAAGTGTTTGACTCCTCCAGGGCCCGGGCGAAGGGCACAGAACTAGAGCAATACTTGAACTGGAGGGGAGCAGCCACAGCCAAGGTATTAAAAGCCTCCTAGATTTGACTCTGTGCGggggggcgtggggggggggccTGGAATGGCCTGCTACATCCTCACCGGTTTGCTTGTGGGAAGTGAGGGTCGTGTAGGACAGAGGGGAGAATCGGGGTTTCTGTGTCAGTCTCTCGAGTCAGAGCTTTGTGTAGGAGCCTCACAATTCTGTGAGGGTAAGAATTAGTGTGTCCGTGGGAATGTCATTACATTCATTCAAAAACCAAGGCCTAGGCTTCCCCTAAATGGACACGTGTCCGCACGCAcgcacacctgtgcacacacacattggacagtttaagtagattttttttatctttcagtAATGTCCTCAGAAACCTGTGGGTAGTAGATCTACAGTTGATTACTAATCAATAGCTCTTGCTTTTGAGTTAGTTACTATCCTAACACCTTTATGAGGTGGGGCCAATAGATAAATCTTAACTTGAATTGACCACAAAATCTAGACTTCAAAATATATGTTCTTTtgattattataaaaatgaattcgtagccaagcagtggtggcgcatgcctttaatcccagcagagggaggcagaggcaggcgaatttctgagttcgaggccagcctggtctacagagtgagttccaggacagccagggctacacagagaaaccctgtcttgaaaaaccaaaaaaaNNNNNNNNNNNNNNNNNNNNNNNNNNNNNNNNNNNNNNNNNNNNNNNNNNNNNNNNNNNNNNNNNNNNNNNNAAAATGcgtattttcttgatttattggAATCCCTTGTGTTTCCAATCTGTTACTATTCTCAGCAGgctctttcaaaattatttccattttgatGTCCTTTCTTAGTAAATTCAAGAAACACATGTAAATTTGAATCCTCCCCCCACTAGTTTAGAGTATTAATACTATAGAGATAAAAGTACTTTTTTCCCCTATATCTCAAAAACATCTCTCACTTTAAAAAACCCAAGTGGAACCAGCTCAGGCTAAATTAGCCCATTTAATTAGTTATGGGCTAATTTAGAGCCACCTGGAGATGGTTGCCCCATAACCAACCTTCAAGGGGTGTGCCAGTTGGTTTGTAAAATAAGAGTTTCTCAacattattttagaatatattagAAAAACATGTTAAGCCTGTAATTTCTGTGGGGTCATgaatttagagaaaaatattaaaaactaagaaGGTCAGGGTTGGGAATAACCCATATTACACAACCTCAAAGGCCCAATGTAACTCTAATAGTCTGGGGGAAAAAGTAGaatctatttctgttttcatttcttcccaaAAGAAAAGTGtcctcctggcttcctctccctaacccttctctctcctcccctcccttctctcccctcttcccctccttgatggctggcctggaacttactaggtaaggtctcaaactcacagagatccacctgtctctgctttccaagtgctgggattagaggcatgggtcaccacacccagtttccaATTCTCCCTTCTCAGAACCTTACAGTTTAAATGTCCCCTTGCCAGAACCTTTTAAAAAGCACACTGGTATGACGGATGTTCGAGAGTAACTTATAATTACAGTGTTTTCTCTCAGTACAATTTGAGAGATCACCCCAGGAATGTCTCTCCCACGTTCAGAGATGATCTCCCTGGCTTCCAGCAAGAATGATGACAAGACAATGACAGGATGACCAGTTACTATTCTCTCCCCTTTGGTCGACCCAGTAATTCACTGGGGATTCCCTCTGGCCTCTCATAATAACTGACTTGGGGCCATTGTCGAAACTATTCAGTCCCTAAATAGAGTAGCAGTCAAGCTTcagaacgcccccccccccccggctctaAGCAGACCCATTTGAGGTCCTGAGCTGCACTGGGGACACAAGGCAGAAAGGACTTGGGCTGAGCTGCACTCCATCCTGGGAGTGTCTCAAGTCTCTCTCCAGAGATCTGTGCCTGTGAGAGCCAGTTCTCTTATTTATTCCCCCTTACAGCTCGTGAGATAAACTTGGGTCATTGGGCATAAGGTGACAGGCACGCTCATCCACAGAGCTATTTTGCTGgctctagttttattttaaatagtttgtttcacacattttaaaacccAGGATGCACTAAATGATTTACAATGTAGTCTTACTTCATCCTTCTCAGTTCCTTACCTGCATCCGCAGCTGTGTGAGATGTCTTCTGGCATGCATTTCCACGTTTCTAAATAATATGCTCACTTCCTTGATCACCAACCTTCCATGTTCTCTGATGTCTGCTTGCAGGACCTCGTTCCCTTGCCTTCTCTGTTATTATTTTCCCTTCCACTCTAGCTGAGCACAGTTCTGAGTTTACAGGACAGAAGTTCTATATCTTCACTGATGAGCAAATTCTGCTCTTGCCTACATGTACTTGTTGTAAATTACTAATTTAGTTTTCATCTCATTCATTTTCCATGAATCTATACTTAAAAATTTCCCTAACCAACTAGATGTTAAGcatttgttaatgttttttgTAAGTGTCcagatttccttttttaaaaaaaaatatttattttatatatgtgaatacactgttgctgtctttagacaaaccagaatagggcattggatcccaaTTCAGATAgtcgtgagccatcatgtagttgctgggaattgaactcaggacctttggaagagtcagtcagaagtgctctaaccactaagccatatctccagcccctagatACCTTTTAATAGtttgagatgtttttcttttcctccaaattctggaaacttctctttctcctcttgctCCCTTGGCTTTGGAGTCCATTTGCCTTTCTTCTGTGTTGGATCCTGacttttttcttgtttccctGTTTGTTTGGCTGGAAGCTTACCACGAGATATGCGTAGTCAGTATATTCTTATTCATGAAGTTAAAGAAATCACCTACATACATGCTTCCTATGTGAAGACTTGGCTGGGTATAGAAATCTTCCTATGTGAAGACTTGGCTGGGTATAGAAATCTCAGTGGGAAATGATCATTTCTAGAACTTTTCTTTTAAGACATTGcctcattctgtagccctggctagcctggaactcagatatcagcttgcctctgcctccatgcctggctctttataagactgtttttgtttttgtttttttttttaattgtcaaagAACACATTTCATTAAAGTtataaaaggagaaatatttcATGATTTCTCACTTTATTAGAACTTTAAGACATTATTTCTTTCAGCATCCAGTTTGCTGTTGAGAAATCACATGTTGTTTTGACTTCTGCTTCGCTTTATGAAACCAATTCTGTTTCCTTTCCAGACACTAACAGGGCCTTCTTTACTCTGCAGTTTTAACATTTTGCAGGCCTCATTTTGAAGTTTTGGTAAGCCACTTCAAGTTTCAAGACTTGTGATCTTTAATTCTACAAatgttaattatattatttccttaATAACTTCTTCTTGGGCTTTCTGTCCTCCTTGAAACATGTTTGCCCACATGTTGAGTTTCCAGACTCATTTTCtgatcatttctcctttccatctGGTCTTGTTTTCCCATTCTGAgaggttttattattttgcttctttttgagtTTTGACTATCAGGCTTTTAATTTATagttgttctgtttctctggttGTTCacttttcgtttcttttctttctttctttttttgttttttgttttttgttttttttgagacagggcttctctgtgtagccttggctattctggaactcactctgtagaccaggctggcctcaaactcagaaatttacctgcctctgcctcccattgttCACTTTTCATAGTATATTCCTTTTATGgacaaagtattttttaaaacaatttatttttatgtacatggggtttttgcctgcatgtatgctttgcctaaggaggccaggagaaggcatgaagtcccctgagactggagttacagactattgtgagccaccacatgggtgctgggaatcaagcctgggtcctctaccagagcagccagtgctcttaactgctgagccatttctataCCATGGTTAcaatatttgatattatatttttctattaaaactcCTTTTTTGtttcctgagtttttgtttttgtactttgGGACCCTTTCTCTTTAGATAAGCTCTCACCAAGGATCTGACAACCCCTGCCTCttcatttgttgttctttgtttttgaatttgattttgatttggacagggtttcactctttagtcctggctggctttgaattcacagagatcctcctgtctctgcctcctgagtgctgggatcaaaggcgtgcattAGCACACCTTGCTATTCATTTGTATTTAAGCTTTAGTGGGTTTATTAGTAAAGGACTTCATACTGAAGTTATAAAGTAGTGAGCCCTGTAATTGTAGTCCCCTCAAGTCAGTGTTGGAAGGTTCATTTCTGGTTCACTGGGTGAGTCCAGAGAACTGTGGACCCTCCCATGATCCTCTTGTTACTAGTTACTTGTATTCTGGGAGCTGATCTTAGAAAGGAGCCTGACTTCTCCATGGTTGCTAGGCAGCTCAAGCTTCCCCACCACCAGCTCTGAGATGAACCCTGTTCCTTCTCCTGACTGGATTTTCCGAACTAAAACCCATCTCAGCGCTGGACAGCCatctcggtggttaagagtacttgctgctttttcagaggacctgagttcaggtggcttacaactacctgtaaatCCAAGAGACACCCTCTCCAGTTATCCATTCACAGGCATTTACCTacacaggatacacacacacacacacacacacacacacacacacacacctgaagttaaaaaaaagtatctttaaaaaattatctagTTCAATTTCTTCAGAGAGAAGGCCTCTCTTCTCGTGGGAGGGTACTGGGGTGCTAGGCACCTGGATATACAGGGTAGAGAGGAGCCCTAAGTTCGGTGTGTTTTCATCCCCACACCTCCCTCCTCTCAGGGTTGCCTTGCCTCCAGGTAGGAGCCCTCCTTGCAGGCTCTTGGGCCGTGCTTCGCTCATCATGCTTACACCTTTTCATTGTTCTTTGGTCTTGAGGCCCTTTCCACGGGCTCTCATGCAGCCCCAGAAACAGGAATGATCCATGGCAACTGTGGGCTCAATGTGCCTTTTACACTACAGGctgaacctcctcctcctcctcctcggaaGAGCacctggagacagaagcatgaGTCTTTTATCCGTACCCTCCGGCACGCACGACAGGTCCAGCAGGTAATCGCCAGAGGTGGCAATCCCGCAGACTTGCCTTCTATCCTGCCTGCAGACAACCCAGACTATGTTCAGTGTCCTCACTGCAGCCGCCACTTTGCTCCCAAGGTGGCTGAACGCCACATACCTAAGTGTAAGACCATCAAGAACCGTCCTCCGCCTCCAAGAAGGCACGACAGCTGAGCAGACAACGGCACAAACCAAACCtactcagactgtgcttcccttCAGCAGTAAACCAGACAGTAAGGGATGGGAAGCAGGGAGATAAACTTTTCCAGAGCTCAGGATCTGCCTGTGGGGCAAACCGACCCATGAAGGGAGccccagcttctcactgaatcaGAACCTTGGCGGAGTGTTTATGTTCTTGCCTGAAGAATTGGTAGATGAGGACCCTGGGTAGTGACACTGCATTAAAGCTCTCTTTTCCTGAGCCTGACCATGGTTTGTACTGGTGAAGTGCCCCTGTCAGCATCCCCTGGCCATGGCACAGGTCCAGGGATTCTGTTAGCCCTTCTCACTCTTGAAAGTTGGGATATAAAGAAGAGAGGGTGGGGTCAGCGTGTCACTGTCACACagatggtaactcttataaaaggcaGTATGACTGTGCAGTGAGGCGCTCGTGATGAAAGTATGTTCTTGGGCTCCCTGGGCCATGGTCCTGGCTGAAAGCCAACAAAAGTATGGAATGTTCCCTAACCAGTGTACCCTAACCCTTCCCTGTGGTGTACTGTATAATGAAATAGCTTTATGCACTTCACAGGGTAGGGATGGGTAGGAAACAACTTTATTTCTCTGTACTTGTTCTCTTTAAATGTGTTTCCTATGTTGAAGGAAGAAGTGGCTGGTACCCTTTCAAAtatggctgtgtggctgtgtgcctCGAGGCAGCAGAGCCTGTCCAAGCAAGCGTGAACAATGCTCACTGTTTTTCATGGCCCTGAGATCAGAACATGGTCGTGCTTCTATTTTAAACTCTGAAAGGGATCAGGCCTTCTTAACCGTGGGAAGAGTGCCTACTTCAAGTTAGGCCTTCAACTAATGGGTTTGGGGAGCTTAAGGAGGATAGCTGCTTAAGCTCCTAGGACCACTGGGTCTTTAACCTGACATGCCCTCTCCCCCAGGCAAGTTCACTGAGGAGTACACAAAGTTCTTTATTCTGTGTAGCAAATAAGCCAGGCTGAAGTCACAAGGTCGCATCCCCACAGATGTTCAGAGTTTAAAAAGATTTACGAGTGTTTTgaccacatgtatgtatgtgcaccatgtgcatgcctggtgcctacagaagtcagaagggTGTTGGAgctcctgaaactggagctgcagatggttgtgggtcgccatgtgtgtgctgaggaccaggtcaagagcaacaagtagtcttaacctcagagccatctccccagcgcCCCACCCCCATTCAGAACATTCATAAATGTTAGGAAGCATTTCAAATTACCTTCTGACCCTGGGGTAGGAGCATGTCTTGGCAATCTGGAAGCTGTGGAAACACCGGGCAGCAACCTACACGGGGCGCAATGGAAGGAGTTCAAAATCTGCTGCTCTGTTCTTTCAGGAGGGAATGATGACAGACAGAACCAGACTCCCCTGCCTCATCTGCTGGGTCTCCTAGGCATATGGATTTGGGATCCATGATGATGTTATTAGGGTCATAGGTTAGAGCTCTCAAGAGGGAACAAGTGTGTGTAGGGCTTTCTACAGATGCAGCAGTTACTCATTTTTAAGGTACCAAGGGGAAGACAAgaagctctgttttttttttttttttcgagacagggtttctctgtgtagtagccctggctgtcctggagctcactttgtagatcaggctggcctcaaactcagaaatctgcctgcctctgcctcccgagtgctgggattaaaggcgtgcgccaccacgaaGCTCTGTCTTTGTATTCCCTGTGACCTTGATTTTGTCAGCCTTCTGAATTTAGCTAGCTCTGACTCTGGGGGAGGGAAGAGCCACGTTACAAGCTCAACTAGAGATCACACAGATGCTGCTTGTCACTGTCCATGTACTTTAAGCACATGTCATAAACATTGCACATTTTAAAGTTCAAATGCTCTGGGAAATAATCGCGGTGAAACTCCCGAGATAGCtcttttcatttagaaatgtGTGTAGACGTGTGGGGCTAAGACTTCCTAGTTCACACAGCACAGCGCCTCTTGTCAACATTTGCTTCCAGTCAGTTGACCATTCTTCACAACTACACAGATGGCAAGCAGAGCTGGGATGCAGATCTTCCTCCTCAAAGCCTATGACCCGTGAGGTTTAATGACCGGAGCATTTATGTCGGCAGTTAATCACAGAAGCAATAAATGACTTCTGCCTTTGAAGGGCATCTCAGAGTCCTGACTAGAGTCTTGACCCCgcctcctgctctcatgactgGTACTTCCTTTGAGGCCTGGGGATCTCATATAAGTGACTTTctctaaaatacatatttttcccCCTGGGCCGTTCCTCCCATCATAAATGTTTCTGAATAGATAACAAACCAGATGAAATTTGAGCATTAGGAGCCTTTTGCTTTAAACTTTCGTGCGATGTTCAGCCAAGAGCAACAGCTGTTGTGCCAAGGAGACCAAGTTCAACTCAGCTTTCTGGAGGAAGTTTTATAGACAAACTGGCACGATCACTTGGAAAAGTCTCCCTGTGAGGACCAAGGAGGGGTATAGCACTCTGATTCTCTCAATACTATGTATGCCCATGGTGTGTATGagtgcaggcatgcacatgccaGCGTGTGAGACCACACACAGCTGTGTGGACTCTGTAGGTTGAACTCTGGTCACCTTGAGTGCCTAGCAAGCCACTCTGACCTGCTGATGATCCTTCCTTTAATGGCTTTTCCCCTTCTGTATTTCCTAAATTTTTACAAATTTCTggggaaaaattttttttctggcaagAATGAGATTGGAAAACAGCAGAGGTTATTTCCGTGTAATGTCTCTTGTGTCATTTCTGTTTAAAGAAcacttttagttatttatttatagaagacTCACAGAATTAGAGATTTCCCAAGGCCCAGAACTGTGTTCATCTCTGGTAACTGAGGTGGTAGACAGGCTTCCTGAAGCACAGTACTCGCTGAGAGTTTAAACgtttatttaaaacagaaatgccACACCACTCCATCCTCATCCTTTCCAGCATCAGGCTAACAATAAGCTGGCTCTTCAGCCAAGTGTTGGCACAGAGGATAAAT
Above is a genomic segment from Mus pahari chromosome 7, PAHARI_EIJ_v1.1, whole genome shotgun sequence containing:
- the Zc2hc1c gene encoding zinc finger C2HC domain-containing protein 1C, with product MASLQLAPHLPVGVMFPHNKTEAPGLHSAKHDPYEQSDSSQRPSMGHLRTSFQPKLWSNTEMEQEDEVSTRPKRSVRTKARRHSCPHSAGIRQQGSGNNAQGQGKGLFYLSSPTPRYPKANDQDFIPFRRKRVGVDRAYPLKPMVHRKSHSSSDAGADGDQNGYPSDPDSSEFSDTSFGLRTWVNSSLLASVQAEKVVAELHRTEWTQIQRLEAAGESLQKEIRRKEILLREKLKKTEEGLRRMQKEKKQAIFQEDRELQRTVLPRRRVGGGDHGTAHKPCLSPEFMSEVFSRNRGEDQTCDQAQENSSPHQLSDYELQKLRRERLMASNSKIRDQDAGPTADTFFQPTEELGSTLQESSQSGTPGSSGSASSTQEPELAKCSHCGRSFLSLRLQRHSTVCGKMQGSKRKVFDSSRARAKGTELEQYLNWRGAATAKAEPPPPPPRKSTWRQKHESFIRTLRHARQVQQVIARGGNPADLPSILPADNPDYVQCPHCSRHFAPKVAERHIPKCKTIKNRPPPPRRHDS